The Polaribacter sp. HaHaR_3_91 genomic sequence AATTCCATGCCCAATTAATTCTTTATCTCTATTAGACAACGCCGTAGCACCTGTAGTTTGAAAATAAGCTACTTTATTATTTTTAAACTGAATAACTTTGGTAAAAACACCAGAAATTTGAATTCCCGTTGTCAATTCTATGGTTCCTAAATTATCAGAATTTATTAATTTCTGAATACTTTTCAATCCGCCAGTTCTTATCGCCATTGTATTGGCAAATTCATCTAACACCAAGCTTAAATAAGCAAAATCTGGAGTTACAAATAATTGCGGTTGCGGTTTTGTAATATCAAAATTTATAGTTGCTGCATCAATAGAATACGCAACTTTTTTCACTTCATCTTGCATACACCAAGCACTCTCTCCAATAGAGGAAAGTAAACCTGCTCCGTATATTTTAGGATTATCTAAAGTACCAATCAACCCGTATTCTACTGTCCACCAATGTAAATTTCTAATTTGTGCCATTTCAGACAATTCGCCCATGTTATTTTGTAGATAAGCTACTTTTTGTTCTGCATTATCTATTTCACTTTCTGTTGAATTTGGATTTTCTTTTAAGATGGATAAAAGCCTGATTGCTTCATACATTTCATAATCTTTAGCAGATGAAATTGCTTTACTACCAATCTCCCCAAACCTTCGTAAATATTCTGCATATTCAGGATTCGAAATAATAGGCGCATGACCTGCTGCTTCATGAATGATGTCTGGTGCTGGTGTATATTCGATATGATTTATGGTTCGCATATCGGATGCAATCACCAAGACATTATAAGCCTGAAATTCCATAAATGCATTGGGCGGAATAAAACCATCAACCGAAACCGCAGCCCAACCAATTTCTTTTAAAATCCTATTCATACCTTCCATATAAGGAATGTTTTCTACAGAAATACCCGTTTTCTCTAAACCTGTCATATAAGATTTATGCGCTACTTTACTTAAGTAATCTACATTCATTCTCATTACATAACGCCAAACAGCTTGGTTTTGCGCTGTATATTCTTCATACGGCTGTTGTACCACAAACTTGTGTAGATGCTTGGGTAATTTTTTAGTGACTTCGTTTAATTCGAAATGGAGGCTCATTAAAAAAGTATTGAATTATTCTTACAATAATACGCTTTAAAATAATGATTATTTATTTAAAACATGTTAAAATCATTTTTACACACACTAATCGCAAAGTAAGAATCTTTTAAGTGTAACATTTTACACTTTTTTACTACTTATAATTAAATACTAAATTATTAATTATGGCAGGAGGAGGTTTTATAGCACACATGATTGCAAGTCTAAGTACTAATAAACGATCTCATATTTCTACTTTTGATAAAATCAAAAGCCATAAAAAAAGCGAAAAGAGTGAACTTCATTTTGATAAAAAAGCAAGCCCATCTCAATTAAAAAAAATCAAAGAAGAAATTATCAAAGAAAATGAAATTGCTTTTAAAAGAAAAGTAGCTATCCTAATGCTATTAATTATTGTTATTTTAATCGCTTTAAATTATATAGGATATTCTTTATAACAAAAAAAACAGACTACCTTAAAAGATAGTCTGTTTGCTTTAGATTAATTAATTCAAATAATAATACTAAAGTGATTCTTTTATAACTTTAACGGCATCAAAAGCTTTAGATCTTTTTGCCATATCTAAGGCAGTCATATTTCCTCTGGTAGATTTTACTCTTAATTTAGCGCCATTATCAATTAAAAGTTTTACAATTTCAGCTTTATTATACCTTGCAGCATACATTAATGGTGTTAAACCATTTGATTTTTTGTTTATATTTTCTCCTCTTTCTATTAAAGCTTTTACGGCTTCATAATTCCCCATTCGTATCAGCTTTAAAAAAGCACTAACATTATAATGCGGTTTAATCGTTACTACTTTCTTAAGACTCAAGGTTTCTGGAGTCGTTGCATTTATAGATCCAAATGCAAAAAGACAAAGTAATAATGGTAATATTATTTTTTTCATGACTATAGGTTTTAAGTTAATTTTATAAGTGTTTGTTCTTTTTATATAGACTTATAATTATTTAAATTGTTTCAAAAAAACCTTCTATTAACAAGGTTTTAACAAATCATCTTTATTTTGATAAGAAAAAAAACGAATCAATCATTAAATAAATCTAGCTTCATTTATACAGTCCTTTTTACAATGTTACTTTACGTTATCGGTTTCGTAAAAATTTGATAAAATCAATATAAACGGTAAAATATTTCTTAATTTTACTGTTCAATTTTAAGACAATGGACAAGAAAGTTATACTAATGATTTTAGATGGTTGGGGAATTACACAAGACCCTAAGGTATCTGCTATTTACAATGCAAAAACTCCTTTTATAAACGGTTTATACGACAAATACCCTAATGCTCAATTAAGGACAGACGGAGAACATGTTGGTTTGCCAGAAGGACAAATGGGAAATTCTGAAGTTGGACACATGAATTTAGGTGCTGGTAGAATTGTATATCAGAATCTAGCTCGTATTAATAAAGCTGTTAAAGAAAATACTTTAGGGCAAGAAAAAGTATTATTAGATACTTTTAAATACGCAAAAGAGAATAACAAAGACGTTCATTTATTAGGACTAGTTTCTAATGGAGGAATTCATGCACACATTAATCACTTAAAAGGATTATTAGATGTTGCTAAAGAAAACAATGTAGATAATGTGTATTTACACGCATTTACAGACGGTAGAGATTGTGATCCAAAATCTGCTCCTTATTTCTTAAATGAGGTTCAAGAACACATGGATAAAAGTACTGGTGAAGTAGCAACCGTAACAGGTCGTTATTATGCTATGGATAGAGATAACCGTTGGGAACGTGTAAAGGAAGCGTATGATGGTGTTGTTAATGGAGTTGGTACAAAAACAACTGATATTATTGATACTATAAAAACGAATTACGAAGCTGGTATTACCGATGAATTTCACAAACCAATCATTGTAACTAATGAAGATGGTTCTCCAAAGGCTCAAATTAAAGAAGGTGATGTTGTACTTTTCTTTAACTACAGAACAGATAGAGGTAGAGAATTGACAAATGCGTTGTCTCAAAATGATTTCCCTGAATTTGGAATGAAAAAATTAGACCTTTATTTTACAACCATCACTTTATATGATGCAAGTTTTAAAGGAATTAACGTGATCTATAATACTGATAACATTAAAAATACTTTAGGAGAAGTTTTATCTAAAGCGGGTAAAAAACAAATTAGAATTGCAGAGACAGAAAAGTATCCGCACGTTACATTTTTCTTTTCTGGTGGACAAGAAACTCCGTTTGAAGGGGAATCTAGAATTTTAAGAAACTCGCCAAAAGTGGCTACTTACGATTTAAAACCAGAAATGTCTGCATACGAGTTAAAAGATGCTTTGTGTGAAGATTTAAAGAAAGGTGAAGCTGATTTTGTTTGCTTAAACTTTGCAAATGGAGATATGGTTGGTCATACAGGAATGATGGATGCTGCTATTAAAGCTTGTGAGGCTGTAGATATTTGTGCTAAAGAAGTTATAGAAACTGGTTTA encodes the following:
- a CDS encoding aromatic amino acid hydroxylase; this translates as MSLHFELNEVTKKLPKHLHKFVVQQPYEEYTAQNQAVWRYVMRMNVDYLSKVAHKSYMTGLEKTGISVENIPYMEGMNRILKEIGWAAVSVDGFIPPNAFMEFQAYNVLVIASDMRTINHIEYTPAPDIIHEAAGHAPIISNPEYAEYLRRFGEIGSKAISSAKDYEMYEAIRLLSILKENPNSTESEIDNAEQKVAYLQNNMGELSEMAQIRNLHWWTVEYGLIGTLDNPKIYGAGLLSSIGESAWCMQDEVKKVAYSIDAATINFDITKPQPQLFVTPDFAYLSLVLDEFANTMAIRTGGLKSIQKLINSDNLGTIELTTGIQISGVFTKVIQFKNNKVAYFQTTGATALSNRDKELIGHGITSHASGFGSPVGKLKGINLPIEDMSPRDLKAYGIYEGEFMTLEFESGVIVKGKAITGTRDLRGKILIISFDDCTVTYKEEVLFQPEWGIYDMAVGKEVVSGYAGPADVDSFLGLGKVSETKTHKIKYSESEQELYALYDEVRVLREEESSTNKKITEIFNQLNSKFQGDWLLLLELYELALQSNFSIKKTILERLEVLKCNKSYTKLIENGLILCQV
- a CDS encoding ankyrin repeat domain-containing protein; protein product: MKKIILPLLLCLFAFGSINATTPETLSLKKVVTIKPHYNVSAFLKLIRMGNYEAVKALIERGENINKKSNGLTPLMYAARYNKAEIVKLLIDNGAKLRVKSTRGNMTALDMAKRSKAFDAVKVIKESL
- the gpmI gene encoding 2,3-bisphosphoglycerate-independent phosphoglycerate mutase, translating into MDKKVILMILDGWGITQDPKVSAIYNAKTPFINGLYDKYPNAQLRTDGEHVGLPEGQMGNSEVGHMNLGAGRIVYQNLARINKAVKENTLGQEKVLLDTFKYAKENNKDVHLLGLVSNGGIHAHINHLKGLLDVAKENNVDNVYLHAFTDGRDCDPKSAPYFLNEVQEHMDKSTGEVATVTGRYYAMDRDNRWERVKEAYDGVVNGVGTKTTDIIDTIKTNYEAGITDEFHKPIIVTNEDGSPKAQIKEGDVVLFFNYRTDRGRELTNALSQNDFPEFGMKKLDLYFTTITLYDASFKGINVIYNTDNIKNTLGEVLSKAGKKQIRIAETEKYPHVTFFFSGGQETPFEGESRILRNSPKVATYDLKPEMSAYELKDALCEDLKKGEADFVCLNFANGDMVGHTGMMDAAIKACEAVDICAKEVIETGLDNGYSILLIADHGNCETMMNPDGSPHTAHTTNPVPFILIDKEIKSINSGVLGDIAPTILDLMNLEQPKEMTQHSLL